A genome region from Streptomyces antimycoticus includes the following:
- a CDS encoding lysophospholipid acyltransferase family protein, whose amino-acid sequence MTKNAATGSLSAVRSHTEGDTRPERRVAGGAEEAAGRRDRPAFRLLVAAWLRRRFWRTVLFLTGGLTVKGKLPKGGCVVVANHSSHADTAVLLAALSVARAPRVAAAADYWFLKRARRLVCSVLAAAFPVRRHGGGYSDLQDIAGPMLRAGHAVVVFPEGTRGEGRVGPFRRGAVDLAVSHGVPVVPVALSGTAELLPKRGRLRPHAVRVRIGQPLTDPDADTARTAVLELLAERRPRDSRVRHRIARLAVSWKGLGLVAAWSFTEALSWPLLPELALAVLCVAAPRAGLRLTLSAAVASVAGGLVALGLYSGASVDLPQPLTTTRMHTTAQKEIRLEGARAVRHQPASGIPYKVYAAEAGRAGVPAGEWVLRSTAARGQRIVGGGLVLTLIGVLTQRWRRFFPQYLVLVGVAFIALFALVISSWR is encoded by the coding sequence ATGACGAAGAACGCGGCAACCGGGTCGTTATCCGCGGTACGGAGCCATACCGAGGGCGATACGCGGCCCGAGCGACGCGTGGCCGGCGGGGCGGAGGAGGCCGCCGGGCGGCGGGACCGGCCCGCGTTCCGACTTCTGGTGGCGGCGTGGCTGCGCCGGCGGTTCTGGCGGACCGTCCTCTTCCTCACCGGTGGTCTCACGGTCAAGGGGAAGCTGCCGAAGGGCGGTTGCGTCGTGGTGGCCAACCACTCCTCGCACGCGGATACGGCAGTACTCCTCGCCGCACTCAGCGTCGCCCGTGCTCCCCGGGTGGCGGCAGCCGCCGACTACTGGTTCCTCAAGCGTGCGCGCCGCCTGGTGTGTTCGGTCCTGGCCGCCGCGTTTCCCGTACGCCGCCACGGTGGCGGTTACTCCGACCTCCAGGACATCGCCGGTCCCATGCTGCGTGCCGGACACGCGGTTGTCGTCTTTCCCGAAGGCACCCGAGGAGAGGGCCGCGTGGGCCCGTTCCGGCGGGGTGCGGTCGACCTGGCCGTCTCCCACGGTGTGCCCGTGGTACCAGTCGCCCTGTCCGGCACCGCGGAACTGCTGCCCAAACGCGGACGGCTGCGTCCGCACGCCGTCCGGGTGCGGATCGGGCAGCCGCTGACGGACCCCGACGCCGACACGGCCCGCACGGCGGTCCTCGAACTCCTCGCCGAGCGCCGGCCCCGCGACAGCCGGGTCCGGCACCGGATCGCCCGGCTGGCGGTGTCCTGGAAAGGCCTGGGCCTGGTCGCCGCCTGGTCCTTCACCGAGGCGCTGAGCTGGCCGCTGCTGCCGGAGCTCGCGCTCGCCGTGCTGTGCGTCGCGGCGCCCAGGGCCGGGCTGCGGCTGACCCTGAGCGCCGCCGTGGCCAGCGTCGCCGGAGGTCTGGTCGCGCTCGGCCTGTACTCCGGGGCCTCCGTCGACCTGCCCCAGCCGCTGACCACCACGCGTATGCACACCACGGCGCAGAAGGAGATCCGGCTGGAGGGTGCCCGCGCGGTACGGCACCAGCCCGCCAGCGGTATCCCCTACAAGGTGTACGCGGCCGAGGCGGGGCGAGCCGGGGTCCCCGCGGGCGAATGGGTGCTGCGCTCCACGGCCGCCCGGGGGCAGCGCATCGTCGGCGGCGGCCTCGTGCTCACGCTGATCGGCGTGCTCACCCAGCGCTGGCGGCGTTTCTTCCCGCAGTACCTCGTCCTCGTGGGGGTGGCCTTCATCGCGTTGTTCGCACTGGTCATCAGCTCGTGGCGGTGA